From a single Sebastes umbrosus isolate fSebUmb1 chromosome 17, fSebUmb1.pri, whole genome shotgun sequence genomic region:
- the bsx gene encoding brain-specific homeobox protein homolog — MSLNYASVAPAQRSTSFFIEDILLHKPKPLREVIPSPFCSSLASRMPILEYGYPLMPTPILAPHPHHPLHKPEHHHQYFFTSGMQMPALFQHHAELPGKHCRRRKARTVFSDSQLSGLEKRFEIQRYLSTPERVELATALSLSETQVKTWFQNRRMKHKKQLRKTQDERKPPGEMENSSEGELTEKSSEEQKQQQQHLGGLQEDSYLLDEDNDDDVDIEEDIISPDHLL; from the exons ATGAGTCTGAACTACGCATCTGTGGCTCCTGCTCAGAGGTCCACGTCGTTCTTCATCGAGGACATCTTATTGCACAAACCCAAACCTCTGAGAGAGGTCATCCCGTCGCCCTTCTGCAGCTCTCTGGCCTCCAGGATGCCCATCCTGGAGTACGGATACCCGCTGATGCCAACTCCGATCCTGGCTCCACATCCGCACCATCCTCTGCACAAGCCGGAGCATCACCACCAGTACTTCTTCACCTCTG GGATGCAGATGCCAGCCTTGTTCCAGCATCACGCGGAGTTACCTGGGAAACACTGCAGACGCCGGAAGGCCCGGACGGTGTTCTCAGACTCGCAGCTGTCCGGTCTGGAGAAAAGGTTCGAGATCCAGAGGTACCTGTCCACACCGGAGAGAGTCGAGCTGGCCACGGCGCTCAGCCTGTCAGAGACACAg GTGAAAACGTGGTTCCAGAACCGTCGGATGAAGCACAAGAAGCAGCTGAGGAAGACTCAGGACGAGAGGAAGCCTCCTGGAGAGATGGAGAACTCCAGCGAGGGAGAACTGACCGAGAAGAGCTCCgaggagcagaagcagcagcagcagcatctcggAGGACTGCAGGAGGACTCCTACCTGCTGGACGAGGACAACGACGACGACGTGGACATCGAGGAGGACATTATCTCTCCGGATCATCTACTATAG
- the lim2.1 gene encoding lens intrinsic membrane protein 2.1, with product MYSFMGGGLFCAGVGNILLIVSTATDYWMQYRQSSNYMHQGLWRYCMPGKCFPHSDSIAHLDATRALMILSLLACFIGIIIGIMAFIHYSSFDRFDKTFAAGILFFISCFLVFLAMAVYTGVTINYYGKRYGNWRFSWSYIIGWVSVVLTFFSGIFYLCAYRMHECPRNTNSH from the exons ATGTACAGCTTTATGGGTGGAGGTTTGTTCTGTGCAGGCGTGGGGAACATCCTCTTGATCGTTTCCACAGCAACCGATTACTGGATGCAGTATCGGCAGTCCAGCAACTACATGCACCAGGGCCTGTGGCGCTACTGTATGCCGGGGAAATGCTTCCCACACAGCGACAGCATTG CCCACTTAGACGCCACCCGTGCCCTCATGATCCTCTCTCTTTTGGCCTGTTTCATCGGCATCATCATCGGCATCATGGCCTTCATCCATTACTCCTCCTTCGACAGGTTTGACAAAACCTTTGCTGCAGGCATATTGTTTTTCATCTCAT GCTTTTTAGTGTTTCTAGCAATGGCAGTGTACACTGGTGTAACTATTAACTACTATGGGAAACGCTATGGAAACTGGAGGTTCTCCTGGTCCTATATCATTGGCTGGGTGTCGGTGGTGCTCACCTTTTTTTCAG GTATATTCTATTTGTGTGCCTATCGGATGCATGAATGCCCCAGGAACACTAACTCTCATTAG